One region of Primulina tabacum isolate GXHZ01 chromosome 1, ASM2559414v2, whole genome shotgun sequence genomic DNA includes:
- the LOC142542800 gene encoding uncharacterized protein LOC142542800, which translates to MDCHLPGASPSSSASSSDHHHANPVSQNGHSSDPMHSWWESISKARSRIQLLSSLLPSYSDDPLSSLADTDRPARSLLFSSQAYSSVSTAISLPTSGSGDDSLCHWLYDTYLSGDPDLRLVVLSYLPLISSIYLHRIHHPTSDNLVSLSGFEAVLLALYSSETKARHGKPVTVSIPDLSQPSLYHSPRNPVKYSNSNSKSGKPLIGVLSPPLEPQIVVKSTKRACIVGVALDCYYQQISQIPSWSKVDFCKCATIWAGNDCSCTSEFDQKTECIVENNGGIENNNGFVSDITAEADEIENMAGRVKDIVIKDGTAAELGDKDTRIPVPWELLQPILRILGHCLLGQLGVDEVKDAASVAVRRFYARASHELVPQAILATRSLIQLDKRAREAAKAATAAVANSTSSNANTPSKAKKPEILLVSK; encoded by the coding sequence ATGGACTGCCACCTCCCCGGCGCCTCCCCATCATCCTCCGCCTCTTCCTCCGATCACCACCACGCCAATCCCGTATCCCAGAACGGCCACTCCTCCGACCCTATGCACTCTTGGTGGGAATCCATCTCCAAAGCTCGCTCCCGCATCCAACTTCTCTCCTCCCTTCTACCTTCTTACTCCGACGATCCCCTCTCCTCCCTAGCCGACACAGACCGCCCTGCCCGTTCTCTCCTCTTCTCCTCTCAGGCATACTCTTCCGTCTCCACCGCTATCTCCTTGCCCACATCTGGATCAGGCGACGACTCCCTCTGCCACTGGCTCTACGATACTTACCTCTCCGGCGACCCCGATCTTCGTCTCGTTGTCCTCTCGTACCTCCCTCTTATCTCTTCCATCTACCTTCACCGGATCCACCACCCCACCTCCGATAATTTAGTCTCTCTCTCTGGTTTCGAGGCCGTGCTCTTAGCCTTATATTCATCTGAAACCAAAGCACGTCACGGCAAGCCTGTTACTGTTTCCATTCCCGATCTATCTCAGCCTTCGTTGTATCACTCCCCTCGCAATCCCGTTAAATATTCGAACTCGAATTCGAAGTCCGGTAAGCCTTTGATTGGGGTATTGTCCCCGCCTTTGGAACCGCAGATCGTGGTTAAATCGACTAAGCGTGCCTGCATTGTTGGAGTTGCTCTTGATTGTTATTACCAGCAGATCTCGCAGATCCCCAGTTGGTCTAAGGTTGATTTCTGTAAATGCGCGACTATTTGGGCTGGGAATGATTGTTCTTGTACGTCGGAATTCGACCAAAAAACTGAATGTATTGTTGAAAATAATGGGGGAATTGAAAATAACAATGGGTTTGTGAGTGATATCACAGCAGAGGCTGATGAGATTGAAAATATGGCCGGAAGAGTCAAAGATATAGTAATTAAGGACGGTACTGCAGCCGAATTGGGTGATAAGGATACGAGAATTCCGGTGCCCTGGGAATTATTGCAACCAATTCTGAGGATCTTGGGGCACTGTTTGTTGGGACAATTGGGTGTGGATGAGGTGAAGGATGCTGCATCAGTGGCGGTGCGTCGATTCTATGCTAGAGCTTCTCATGAGCTGGTTCCACAAGCAATTTTGGCTACTCGAAGTTTGATTCAGCTTGATAAGAGGGCACGCGAGGCAGCCAAGGCAGCAACTGCAGCGGTGGCTAATTCAACCAGTTCGAATGCCAACACTCCCAGTAAGGCTAAGAAGCCAGAGATACTTTTAGTTTCAAAGTGA